In Candidatus Scalindua japonica, a single genomic region encodes these proteins:
- a CDS encoding competence/damage-inducible protein A, translating into MKIELISVGSELVCGQIRDLNAPFVALKLTELGFNIVNHTISSDNSIQLKYSLQTASERAELIIMTGGLGPTNDDITREVVADFCNVALVSDQKTVDHVENLIGSIHNQKFVNSGKQAKVPEGGIIIHNTTGTAQGFLVKISQVSIICLPGVHTEMVRMFEDWVVPYILRESGERKKRYTRVFSTFGMPESILDEKVNRLVKPDKYVSYSTLVNNSTVLIRVTLCDRDEINAGSILDNIENEICRELGVSVFSTHEDTLENVISNIFKENTLTLAVAESCTGGLVSNLLTNVQGSSAYFLGGIVSYNNKVKERQLNVSEKLIKEFGVISAEIAKAMASGVRERLQADIGLSVTGIAGPTGIDIGVDQKRPVGLVYIATAINDDLECKEYRFFGSRADIKNHAANTALNTLRLSLSGKTAKQ; encoded by the coding sequence ATGAAAATAGAATTAATATCTGTTGGTTCAGAGCTTGTTTGTGGGCAAATCAGAGATTTAAATGCGCCATTTGTCGCATTAAAACTCACTGAACTTGGCTTCAATATTGTTAATCATACTATTTCAAGCGACAATTCTATTCAACTGAAATATTCACTCCAAACTGCATCAGAAAGAGCAGAGTTGATTATCATGACAGGTGGGCTGGGACCAACGAATGATGATATCACAAGGGAAGTTGTTGCCGATTTCTGTAATGTAGCATTAGTATCAGATCAGAAAACGGTAGATCATGTTGAAAACTTGATAGGAAGTATACATAATCAGAAGTTTGTAAATTCCGGGAAACAGGCAAAGGTTCCAGAAGGCGGCATTATTATCCATAACACTACTGGAACCGCTCAGGGTTTTCTTGTAAAAATTTCTCAAGTCAGTATTATTTGCCTACCTGGTGTTCATACGGAAATGGTACGAATGTTTGAAGACTGGGTTGTACCATATATTCTTAGAGAATCAGGAGAACGTAAGAAAAGATATACAAGAGTATTTAGCACATTTGGTATGCCTGAATCTATACTTGATGAAAAAGTCAATCGATTAGTTAAACCAGATAAATACGTATCTTATAGTACGCTTGTAAACAATAGTACTGTTTTAATTCGCGTCACATTATGCGATAGAGATGAGATTAATGCTGGCTCAATACTTGATAATATTGAAAATGAAATTTGTAGAGAGTTGGGAGTGTCTGTTTTCAGCACCCACGAAGATACTCTTGAAAATGTCATCTCTAATATTTTTAAAGAAAATACTCTGACTTTAGCGGTAGCTGAGTCTTGTACTGGAGGCCTGGTTTCTAACTTATTGACAAATGTCCAAGGCAGCTCAGCTTACTTTTTAGGAGGGATAGTATCATATAATAACAAGGTAAAAGAACGACAGCTCAACGTTTCAGAAAAACTCATTAAGGAATTTGGTGTGATAAGTGCAGAGATTGCAAAAGCTATGGCTTCCGGTGTGAGAGAACGTTTACAGGCAGATATAGGCCTCTCAGTTACCGGAATAGCAGGGCCTACTGGTATTGACATAGGGGTTGATCAAAAAAGGCCTGTCGGACTGGTCTATATTGCAACTGCAATAAATGATGATTTGGAGTGTAAAGAGTATCGCTTTTTTGGGTCCAGAGCAGATATTAAAAACCACGCTGCAAATACAGCCCTGAATACGTTAAGACTATCTTTGTCAGGAAAAACAGCAAAACAGTAA
- the rpmH gene encoding 50S ribosomal protein L34, with product MKIRIRKSSLKRVRMCGFRKRMRTKGGRAILKRRRAKGRKFNT from the coding sequence ATGAAAATAAGAATCAGAAAGAGCTCTCTAAAACGAGTGCGAATGTGTGGTTTTCGAAAAAGAATGAGAACAAAAGGTGGAAGGGCAATACTTAAAAGAAGAAGAGCAAAGGGAAGAAAATTTAATACGTAG
- a CDS encoding HU family DNA-binding protein: MQTTTKRDLCEKIVRKTDNSQLLVKETIQMFLDRIVHELSQGNRIELRDFGVFEVKKRAGRKARNPRTGEEAFVPEKNVVVFKVGKLMKEKVNNNTTSPEPTDINNQV; this comes from the coding sequence ATGCAGACTACAACAAAGAGAGATTTATGTGAGAAAATTGTACGAAAAACTGACAACTCACAACTATTAGTTAAAGAAACGATTCAAATGTTTCTAGACAGAATTGTTCATGAGTTATCACAAGGTAATCGAATAGAATTGAGGGATTTCGGAGTTTTCGAGGTCAAGAAAAGAGCGGGAAGAAAGGCAAGAAATCCTCGTACAGGAGAAGAAGCTTTTGTGCCCGAAAAAAATGTAGTTGTTTTTAAAGTCGGAAAGTTAATGAAAGAGAAGGTAAACAATAACACAACAAGTCCAGAACCAACTGATATTAATAATCAGGTATAG
- a CDS encoding M20 family metallopeptidase produces the protein MKEHLISYIQDHEKEIIRLATELIGANTVNPPGNEYLAVDIIKKYFNTHGIKYDIFEKITGRANIIGYIGNGSPTLLVACHMDVVPPGDGWDTDPFNSVVKDNRIFGRGANDNKGQMASMLVLSKLLKENESKLNGSLLVIGAADEEKGSGLGLEYLLDECGISADYAIIPDVANNMKIIDVGEKGALFLNIISYGKQSHGSTPEKGVNAIWNMIELLNQLKKLRYKCSTHELFSPPTLNLGTITGGAAHNIVPARCEVKIDIRYLPGETEKEILKKIYEIITSINKHNPTAKFDIHVDTHLPPTQVPVDNPLISLISKHTESILGIKPIPMGYSGVTVSKQLIEKGIMAVGFGPGDEDQSHIANESIEIRELIDFGKIMGLIIFDILK, from the coding sequence GTGAAAGAACATCTCATTAGTTACATCCAAGATCATGAAAAGGAGATAATTCGCCTGGCGACTGAGCTGATTGGAGCCAATACGGTAAATCCACCCGGCAATGAATATCTGGCTGTCGATATTATTAAGAAGTATTTCAACACTCATGGAATCAAGTATGATATTTTTGAGAAGATTACGGGAAGAGCAAACATAATTGGATATATAGGCAATGGAAGCCCAACATTACTTGTTGCATGCCATATGGATGTAGTTCCACCTGGCGACGGATGGGACACAGATCCTTTTAATTCTGTAGTAAAAGACAACAGAATTTTCGGGCGCGGAGCAAATGACAATAAAGGGCAAATGGCTTCAATGCTGGTCCTGTCGAAGTTGTTAAAAGAGAATGAATCTAAACTTAATGGTAGTTTATTAGTAATTGGCGCAGCTGATGAAGAAAAAGGTTCAGGACTGGGACTGGAATACCTGCTTGACGAGTGTGGAATATCTGCTGATTACGCAATTATACCGGATGTTGCAAACAATATGAAAATAATAGACGTTGGAGAAAAAGGGGCTTTGTTTTTAAATATAATATCATACGGCAAGCAGTCCCACGGTTCAACACCGGAAAAAGGTGTTAATGCTATATGGAATATGATTGAGCTACTTAATCAATTAAAAAAATTAAGATATAAATGTTCAACCCATGAGCTGTTTTCTCCTCCAACACTAAACCTGGGCACTATCACCGGCGGAGCAGCACATAATATTGTTCCTGCCAGGTGCGAAGTAAAAATTGATATACGTTATTTACCAGGTGAAACAGAAAAAGAAATCCTGAAAAAAATTTATGAAATTATTACTTCAATTAATAAACATAATCCAACGGCAAAGTTTGACATTCATGTTGATACGCATCTTCCTCCTACCCAGGTACCTGTAGATAACCCATTGATCAGTTTGATTTCAAAACACACTGAGTCAATCCTTGGGATAAAACCAATACCCATGGGATACTCAGGAGTAACGGTATCCAAACAACTAATAGAAAAAGGTATCATGGCCGTTGGGTTTGGCCCAGGCGATGAAGATCAATCACATATTGCAAACGAGTCCATTGAAATCCGGGAACTGATTGATTTTGGAAAAATAATGGGTCTGATAATATTCGATATACTAAAGTAA
- a CDS encoding zinc-dependent dehydrogenase, translated as MRVAMYYNNSDIRVEEMPVPQIDPSEVLLKSLACGICGSDVMEWYRIHKAPLVLGHEATGEIVEVGEDVTKFKKGDRVFVSHHVPCNTCHYCLNGNHTVCDTLRTTNFDPGGFAEYVRVPEINVDRGIFVLPDNMSLEDGTFIEPLACVVRGQRVARIEPGQTVVVIGSGMSGLLHILLARSLGAGKIIATDISEYRMEMAKKFGADYAISAHEDLPSHLLSVNNGRLADRVIVTAGAIPALNTSIKSVDRAGTVLYFAPGGPNDTLNIPFNDFWKNCITLMSTYGASPLDIDVAIELISSQRVPVKEMITHRLGLTETQHGFKLVSEAKESIKVVIEPHK; from the coding sequence ATGCGTGTAGCAATGTATTACAACAACAGTGATATCAGAGTGGAAGAGATGCCTGTTCCACAGATTGACCCAAGTGAGGTTTTACTAAAATCACTGGCTTGCGGTATATGCGGCAGTGACGTAATGGAATGGTATCGTATCCACAAAGCACCACTTGTACTTGGACACGAAGCGACCGGTGAAATTGTTGAAGTAGGAGAAGATGTCACTAAATTCAAAAAAGGAGACAGGGTTTTTGTTTCACACCATGTTCCCTGTAATACATGTCACTATTGTTTAAACGGCAATCATACTGTGTGCGATACCCTGCGAACTACAAATTTTGATCCAGGAGGTTTTGCTGAATATGTTCGAGTACCAGAAATCAATGTGGACAGAGGGATTTTTGTACTTCCTGACAATATGTCACTGGAAGATGGCACCTTTATAGAACCTTTGGCCTGTGTGGTTCGAGGCCAGAGGGTTGCGCGTATTGAGCCCGGGCAGACTGTAGTTGTGATCGGCAGTGGAATGTCAGGACTTCTTCATATACTGCTTGCTCGATCACTTGGTGCCGGAAAAATAATAGCGACTGACATAAGTGAATACCGAATGGAGATGGCAAAAAAATTTGGTGCTGATTATGCCATTTCAGCCCATGAAGACCTGCCTTCACATCTGCTCAGTGTAAATAATGGCAGGCTGGCAGATCGTGTGATAGTTACTGCCGGAGCTATCCCTGCATTAAATACCTCCATTAAGTCAGTAGATCGTGCAGGTACCGTGCTTTATTTTGCGCCAGGTGGTCCGAACGATACACTCAACATACCGTTTAATGATTTCTGGAAAAATTGTATTACCTTAATGTCTACCTACGGTGCCAGCCCTCTTGATATTGATGTGGCAATTGAGCTGATTAGTTCACAGCGTGTTCCTGTCAAAGAGATGATTACTCATCGTTTAGGACTTACAGAAACACAACATGGATTTAAACTGGTTAGTGAAGCTAAAGAGTCGATTAAAGTAGTCATTGAACCTCATAAATGA
- a CDS encoding biotin--[acetyl-CoA-carboxylase] ligase — translation MSTDKIKQNLRTKTIGQEIIILDRTASTMDIAKKMLKEGVPEGTTIFAEEQIRGRGRSGREWSCKKGKGLLLTTVLRPVIQPEKSYLLMVFTAVAIVKTIRDIFNLPVEIDWPNDIVINKKKLGGIIVETQIHTGKPRDYIVGIGINVNLQKHELPAHIDQPATSLTIEKETFIDRTSFARALLQNLDSWYLIFKDERCEYIVEKWQEFCVNIGKKINVYYKKKNFAGIFLGIANNGDLILLLDNGHKKKFKVEHTVIENQKV, via the coding sequence TTGTCCACTGATAAAATAAAACAAAATCTTCGTACAAAAACAATAGGTCAGGAAATAATTATACTTGATCGTACGGCATCTACAATGGACATTGCAAAGAAAATGCTCAAAGAGGGAGTCCCGGAGGGAACAACTATCTTTGCAGAAGAGCAGATTCGGGGAAGAGGACGGTCTGGGAGAGAATGGTCATGCAAAAAAGGGAAAGGTCTGTTGTTAACTACTGTCTTAAGACCGGTAATCCAACCGGAAAAATCTTACCTTTTGATGGTTTTTACTGCAGTTGCAATTGTAAAAACTATCAGGGACATCTTCAACTTACCGGTTGAAATTGACTGGCCTAATGACATTGTAATCAACAAAAAGAAATTAGGCGGAATAATTGTAGAAACACAAATTCATACCGGGAAACCAAGGGACTACATTGTAGGAATAGGTATTAACGTCAACTTACAAAAACATGAACTTCCTGCTCATATAGATCAACCGGCAACATCTCTTACAATTGAAAAAGAAACATTTATTGACCGTACCAGTTTTGCCAGGGCATTGCTGCAAAACCTCGACTCCTGGTACTTAATATTTAAAGATGAACGTTGTGAGTATATTGTGGAGAAATGGCAGGAATTTTGTGTAAATATTGGAAAAAAGATCAACGTCTATTATAAAAAAAAGAATTTTGCAGGTATTTTTCTCGGCATTGCGAATAATGGAGATTTGATATTACTACTAGACAATGGGCACAAGAAAAAATTTAAAGTTGAACATACTGTCATAGAAAACCAAAAAGTATAA
- a CDS encoding ParA family protein translates to MRSIAFINQKGGVGKTTSTANVGACLAALGKKVLLIDLDPQANLSIHFGVNVQGKDSSVYHLMCGKKKASEVLIKTSVSGLDIIPSDIDLASAEVELVNTVGRETIVKFYIEEMLDMYDYVLIDCPPSLGLLTLNALTVANEIFIPLQTEFFALQGVSKLLQTFDVIKKRLNSKLEITGIIPCMYDSRTKLGQAVLDKIKEYFEDKVFATNIRKNIKLSESTSHGMPITEYAPESNGALDYQALTKEIIAQEEKYLKGAA, encoded by the coding sequence ATGCGTAGCATTGCGTTCATAAATCAAAAAGGCGGTGTTGGAAAAACGACTTCAACGGCAAATGTCGGAGCGTGTCTGGCTGCGCTTGGCAAAAAAGTACTTTTGATCGACTTAGATCCTCAAGCCAATTTGAGTATCCACTTCGGAGTTAACGTGCAAGGGAAAGACTCTTCTGTTTATCATTTAATGTGCGGTAAAAAGAAGGCATCTGAAGTGTTAATAAAAACATCTGTAAGTGGTCTGGACATCATACCTTCTGATATTGATCTTGCAAGTGCGGAGGTTGAACTTGTTAACACGGTAGGGCGAGAAACAATCGTTAAGTTCTATATTGAAGAGATGTTAGACATGTATGATTATGTTTTGATTGACTGCCCGCCTTCATTAGGACTTCTAACCCTGAACGCACTTACTGTAGCTAATGAAATTTTCATTCCGTTACAAACCGAGTTTTTTGCTTTGCAGGGTGTAAGCAAGCTATTACAAACATTTGATGTTATCAAGAAGCGGTTGAACAGTAAGTTGGAGATTACTGGAATAATACCTTGTATGTATGATAGCAGAACAAAATTGGGACAGGCAGTGCTTGATAAGATCAAAGAATATTTTGAAGATAAGGTGTTTGCTACTAATATTAGAAAGAATATTAAACTCTCAGAATCAACAAGCCATGGTATGCCAATTACAGAATACGCGCCAGAATCCAATGGCGCCCTGGATTATCAGGCATTAACTAAAGAGATAATTGCTCAAGAGGAAAAGTATCTTAAAGGAGCGGCATAA
- a CDS encoding acyl carrier protein has product MSIENLEKDITAIVAEVTELEESEIWEKRDADFFKDLEIDSLLALEILALIEKKFKVQIPEEKLVDITSLNATIEMTRSTLEGK; this is encoded by the coding sequence TTGTCTATAGAGAACTTAGAGAAAGATATTACCGCAATTGTAGCAGAAGTAACAGAGTTGGAAGAGAGCGAAATATGGGAAAAGAGGGATGCTGATTTTTTTAAGGATTTGGAGATTGACTCCTTATTGGCACTGGAAATCCTGGCCCTTATAGAAAAGAAATTTAAAGTCCAAATTCCAGAAGAAAAACTCGTAGACATTACTTCATTGAATGCAACAATTGAAATGACAAGGTCTACACTTGAAGGAAAATAG
- the fabZ gene encoding 3-hydroxyacyl-ACP dehydratase FabZ, protein MLNFEEVRELVPQKYPFLFIDKVIELQKESRIVCLKNITGNESFFSGHFPDFAIMPGVLIVEALAQASIILFKKSFDTEQNKDKVFLLASANVRFSKPVFPGDQLSLEIDIEKVVSSAAIVKGVAKVGDKVVTKATLSFGVANKDSLTS, encoded by the coding sequence ATGTTGAATTTTGAGGAAGTGAGAGAGTTGGTTCCTCAAAAATACCCCTTCTTATTCATTGATAAAGTTATTGAGCTTCAAAAAGAAAGCAGAATTGTTTGTCTAAAAAATATCACTGGTAATGAGTCTTTCTTTTCTGGACACTTTCCTGATTTTGCCATAATGCCGGGAGTTTTAATCGTAGAAGCCCTGGCGCAAGCCTCTATTATCCTTTTCAAAAAGAGCTTTGATACTGAGCAGAACAAAGATAAAGTCTTTTTGCTAGCTTCCGCCAACGTACGTTTTTCAAAGCCTGTTTTTCCTGGTGATCAGCTTTCTCTGGAAATTGATATAGAAAAAGTAGTTTCAAGTGCGGCAATAGTTAAGGGAGTTGCTAAAGTGGGAGACAAAGTAGTGACAAAAGCAACTTTGAGCTTTGGTGTTGCAAATAAAGATTCATTAACAAGTTGA
- a CDS encoding beta-ketoacyl-[acyl-carrier-protein] synthase family protein, whose translation MEKRIVITGVGVISPIGNKNDLFWNALISGTSGVSEVTSFDTSPFKVHRGCFVKDFNYNDYINNGSNREIGKGSQFAIAAAKLAIEDSNIGLKNIDPERAGVSIGTTAGEIQILEKVNYIRHEKGADSVDPGLFLKHPCVNMPSNISIEFGFKGPSTIIPTACAAGNYAIGYACDLIKLGRTDIMLAGGSDPFSKVAFVGFSRLNAIAPEICQPFDKDRKGLLVGEGAGMLVLESLEGALARNANIYAEILGYGLSCDGYHITIPHPEGNGVTSAMEKALKNAKIKPEDVQYMSAHGTGTVANDKAETISIKKVFGEHSKKLAISSIKSMLGHTMGAASAIEAIACAMAIKEGVVPPTINYETKDPECDLDFVPNVKRDMQVDIAMNNAYAFGGNNSSLILKKFKG comes from the coding sequence ATGGAAAAAAGAATTGTAATTACCGGTGTGGGCGTAATTTCACCTATAGGAAACAAAAATGATCTGTTCTGGAATGCATTAATTTCAGGTACATCCGGTGTATCTGAAGTTACATCATTTGATACATCTCCTTTTAAAGTACATAGAGGATGTTTCGTTAAAGATTTCAATTATAACGATTATATAAATAATGGCTCTAATCGGGAGATTGGCAAAGGTTCTCAATTTGCTATAGCAGCTGCTAAACTCGCTATTGAAGACTCTAATATTGGCCTAAAAAATATTGACCCCGAAAGAGCGGGTGTTTCAATTGGAACAACAGCAGGTGAAATCCAGATACTGGAAAAAGTTAACTATATCAGACATGAAAAGGGGGCAGATAGCGTTGACCCAGGCCTCTTCCTGAAACATCCTTGTGTTAATATGCCCTCTAACATATCTATTGAATTTGGTTTTAAAGGACCAAGCACAATAATACCTACTGCATGTGCTGCAGGCAACTATGCTATCGGTTATGCATGTGACCTGATAAAATTGGGAAGAACAGATATAATGTTAGCCGGAGGGTCAGATCCGTTTTCAAAAGTAGCTTTTGTTGGTTTTAGCAGACTAAATGCCATTGCACCAGAAATTTGCCAACCTTTTGATAAAGACAGAAAAGGCCTGTTAGTCGGAGAAGGTGCAGGAATGCTGGTATTAGAATCCCTGGAAGGAGCACTTGCCAGAAACGCAAATATATATGCGGAAATTCTCGGTTATGGCTTGAGCTGCGACGGTTATCACATAACAATCCCGCATCCTGAAGGAAATGGTGTCACTTCGGCAATGGAAAAGGCCTTGAAGAATGCTAAAATCAAGCCTGAAGATGTTCAGTATATGAGCGCGCATGGCACCGGAACAGTTGCCAACGACAAAGCTGAAACAATATCTATAAAGAAGGTCTTTGGTGAACATTCAAAAAAGCTGGCTATAAGCTCTATAAAATCAATGCTAGGCCACACAATGGGGGCTGCCAGTGCTATAGAGGCGATAGCGTGCGCTATGGCGATAAAAGAGGGTGTTGTGCCTCCAACGATAAACTACGAAACAAAAGACCCTGAGTGTGATTTGGATTTTGTCCCAAATGTTAAACGCGACATGCAAGTCGATATCGCCATGAATAATGCATACGCTTTTGGTGGTAACAACAGTAGTCTCATACTGAAAAAGTTTAAAGGTTAA
- a CDS encoding beta-ketoacyl-[acyl-carrier-protein] synthase family protein — protein MNNRLVITGISILSPIGVNKEEFWDNLTNGVSGIKDITLFDVSKYKSKKAGEISDFDAKAILGKKGIRHIDRTSLLVSSAAKLAMDDAKITTEIYSEDELGIAIGSTYGSIDSISSFDLEGLQEGPTFVNPMDFPNTVLNAPASRASIFCNATGLNSTISTGTASGLDAIIYASDFLKLGRGKAVLAGGVHGLTADMFWGAYRSGILSGSSNSDIELSAPFDKRRNGFIIGEAAALIVIERLEDALERNAKIYAEIKGYGCTFNPDKASQNEIDTTQGVRCISLAMEDAGIKTDEVSYISACANSSVTGDKMEARIIKDYFGDNTGKVPVSAIKSMTGECLDASGSLQCVAGVLAINNGVIPPTINYQEIDEECSLDCVPDKSREAEVKNVLINSFSDTGNISSIIISKYS, from the coding sequence ATGAATAATCGCCTAGTTATAACAGGAATAAGTATCTTGTCACCAATCGGTGTAAACAAGGAAGAGTTTTGGGATAATCTGACGAATGGTGTTTCCGGAATAAAAGATATCACGTTATTTGATGTTTCAAAATATAAAAGTAAAAAAGCGGGTGAAATATCTGATTTTGACGCAAAGGCAATTTTAGGTAAAAAGGGTATTCGCCACATAGACAGAACATCGTTATTGGTATCCTCTGCGGCAAAGCTTGCCATGGATGATGCTAAGATAACCACCGAAATCTACAGTGAGGATGAACTGGGAATAGCAATCGGATCAACGTATGGCAGTATTGATAGTATCAGTTCATTCGACCTGGAAGGATTACAGGAAGGGCCGACTTTCGTAAATCCAATGGATTTTCCAAATACGGTCCTGAATGCACCGGCTAGCAGGGCTTCTATTTTCTGTAATGCGACAGGCTTAAATTCTACCATATCTACTGGAACTGCCAGTGGATTGGATGCTATAATTTACGCTTCAGATTTTCTGAAACTGGGCAGAGGCAAGGCAGTGTTAGCTGGCGGAGTTCATGGTTTAACAGCCGATATGTTCTGGGGAGCTTATCGTTCAGGAATATTGTCAGGAAGCAGTAATAGCGATATTGAACTTTCCGCACCATTTGATAAAAGACGTAATGGCTTCATAATCGGTGAAGCAGCTGCGCTCATAGTGATAGAAAGGCTCGAAGACGCATTAGAAAGAAACGCAAAAATCTATGCTGAGATAAAAGGATATGGTTGTACATTTAATCCTGACAAGGCTTCCCAAAATGAAATAGACACTACTCAAGGAGTAAGATGCATCTCTCTGGCAATGGAAGATGCCGGGATAAAAACCGACGAAGTTTCTTATATTTCGGCATGCGCTAACTCAAGTGTAACCGGTGACAAAATGGAAGCCAGGATCATTAAAGACTATTTTGGTGATAATACTGGCAAAGTCCCTGTTAGCGCAATTAAGTCAATGACAGGTGAATGCCTTGACGCATCAGGGTCATTACAGTGTGTTGCAGGCGTATTGGCAATCAATAATGGTGTTATTCCACCAACAATAAACTATCAGGAAATAGATGAAGAATGTAGCCTGGATTGCGTGCCTGACAAAAGCAGAGAAGCGGAAGTAAAAAACGTGCTAATCAACTCCTTTTCAGACACAGGAAACATTTCATCCATAATCATCTCAAAATATTCATAA
- a CDS encoding phytoene desaturase family protein, which translates to MTNFSLNKSDIKSKYDVIVMGAGIAGLICGTFLAKHGKKTLIIEKHSIPGGYCTSFKRKGFIFDSAVHHIGGCGKWSVVGRCLKELDININLQQLDPMDSIHFPSFSIDVPAEIDDYIDLLKERFLSERENISLFFKEFIKLYRATFSTEKHKMLIKYQNLTYKDMLDNFFTDEQLKMTLSAQWGYIGSPPQEVSAIGMCQMLINYLKDGAYFPVGGTQNFADTITQKFIDYGGHIMLSSSVNRIFADSNIIKGVTTKKGLKISADRFVSNIDPKQTFSCLLDKGTVDGSYLHRIENMKESTSFFLLYLGLDNKIDLKGLKRGFYHISDNLSFSGNGWFYISVPTEVDSSLAPDNKQIISVVVSSQDNYDEIDDWAVYKEKMKKYTIKYLENFVPDLQYHIEVIDAATPKTLYRYTYNSKGAAYGWAVTVDQTWSNRLPHTTPFKNLFLAGHWTNPGPGICAVVSSGWRVANMILNN; encoded by the coding sequence ATGACCAATTTTTCCCTGAACAAATCTGATATTAAATCCAAGTATGATGTAATTGTAATGGGAGCTGGAATTGCAGGTCTAATCTGTGGAACTTTCCTGGCAAAACATGGGAAAAAAACACTTATTATTGAGAAACATAGTATTCCCGGTGGTTACTGTACCTCATTTAAGAGAAAAGGTTTTATTTTTGATTCGGCAGTTCACCATATTGGTGGATGTGGAAAATGGAGTGTAGTCGGCAGATGCCTCAAAGAGCTTGACATAAATATTAATTTACAGCAGCTTGATCCTATGGACAGCATACATTTCCCTTCGTTCTCAATAGATGTACCTGCTGAGATCGACGACTATATTGATCTTCTGAAGGAACGGTTTCTATCAGAAAGAGAGAATATATCACTGTTTTTTAAGGAATTTATTAAACTATACAGGGCCACATTCAGTACTGAAAAGCATAAGATGCTTATCAAATACCAGAACCTTACTTATAAGGATATGCTGGATAATTTTTTTACAGATGAGCAGCTTAAAATGACACTATCAGCACAGTGGGGATACATAGGTTCTCCTCCTCAAGAAGTCTCAGCTATTGGCATGTGTCAAATGCTGATAAACTATTTGAAAGATGGGGCCTATTTTCCTGTTGGAGGCACCCAGAATTTCGCTGATACAATCACTCAAAAATTTATTGACTATGGCGGTCACATTATGCTATCTTCTAGCGTCAACAGAATATTTGCAGATAGTAATATTATAAAAGGAGTTACAACGAAAAAAGGGCTGAAAATTTCTGCTGACAGGTTTGTATCAAACATTGATCCCAAGCAGACTTTTTCCTGCTTATTAGACAAAGGTACCGTTGATGGATCATATCTTCACAGAATTGAGAATATGAAAGAGAGCACCTCGTTCTTTTTGCTTTACCTTGGTCTTGATAATAAAATAGACTTAAAAGGCTTAAAAAGAGGTTTTTATCATATTTCAGATAATTTGAGTTTTTCCGGTAATGGTTGGTTTTATATTTCCGTTCCTACGGAAGTTGATTCAAGCCTGGCTCCTGATAACAAACAGATAATATCTGTTGTTGTTTCCTCACAAGACAATTATGATGAAATAGACGATTGGGCTGTTTACAAAGAAAAAATGAAAAAATATACAATAAAATACCTGGAAAACTTTGTACCTGATCTTCAGTATCATATTGAAGTTATTGACGCCGCAACACCTAAGACTTTATATCGTTATACATACAACTCAAAAGGCGCAGCCTATGGCTGGGCCGTTACCGTAGACCAGACATGGTCAAATAGACTCCCACACACAACACCCTTCAAAAATCTTTTTCTAGCCGGGCACTGGACTAATCCGGGACCGGGGATATGCGCGGTTGTATCCTCTGGTTGGAGGGTGGCTAATATGATTTTAAATAATTAG